The genomic segment CTTCACGATCTTGCTCTCGCTCAATTTTTTCGTCAGTGGGCGGGATGTCCGCGGGGCGCTTGGCATCGTCTTAGGCGCAGCGACGAAGGTCTTTCCGCTTGTCTTGTTGGGTGCGGTGTGGCGCTTCCGCGAGAGGGGGGAAGCGCTGCGGGTGACGGCAATCGCCGCGATCCTGACAGCCCTTGTCTTCGGAGGCGTGGTCGCCCTGAATCGCGAGTATGGATTGGCGTCGCTTGCCGTGCAGTTCAACAAAGCCTCTTACCAAACGGTGTGGGCGCTCATTGACGATAACCAAAAGACCGGATTGCTCGATCCTGATCGCCGTGATCCAGCCAGCGCCTACCGTTTGCAAGGAAACCCCGCTGTGATTCCGTGGTGGGGGCGGGGCATCTTGTTGGGTGGGATTGGCTTGGCTATTTTCATGCGGACGCGCCGCCGCGATGAATACGGCTTTGTCGCCTTCGTCGCGGTGACGGTGATCATCTTCTTCCTCTGGTCGCAGGGGTGGAGTCCGCAGTGGTTGGTGACGCTGACCCCGTTGATCTTACTCTGTTTCCCCAACGGGACGGGTGTTTTATTCTGTGTGACACTGGCATTTGTCACGCTGGCAGAATTCCCCCTGTTGTTCTCCTTTGGCAAGGATTCGGTGACGGGGCGCTTTAGCCCGGAAACGTACCCGTTGTGGGTGGCGCTCGTTTTGCTGCGGACGTTCCTCCTCGCGGCGCTCTCCTATGCAATCTACAAAAAACTGCGAGTGAGCGTCCCGCGCAAGGCAGTCGGCGAGGGAGCAGCATCCGCATGAGTGACCGCCCACCGGAAAAATCGGAAAAAGAGGCGGCGAGGGCAACGCACCCCTCTGGGATTCAATTCCAGCCGCGCCTCCGAAACCAATTGAACATTTCGGAGCGCCGCCTTCTGCTTATGGGCGGTGATACAGCGGCGATCTTCATCGCCATCACAATCTCGTTGATCATCTGGTCATTCGTGGGCAAGGAAGGCTTTCATACCGAGTTTCTGCTGCCGAAACTGTACTGGTATGTGATCTTGCCAACGCTGTGGTTCTTCCTCGCCCGTGCCAACGATTTCTACGATCTGCGCTTAGCCGCACAGCGCGGGCGAAGCCTGACGCGCCTCATGATCATTGAGGCGCAGTTGTTCATCGCCTATTTGATCATTTTCTTCTTGGCAGCACGCACAGCGCTCCCCCGGTTGTTCATTCTCTATTACGCCGTGCTGTCTTTTTTGCTCATTGCCGCTTGGCGGGTATGGCGTCCCTTCCTCATCGGCTTTACGGCATCACGGCGGCGAGCGTTGATTGTGGGAACGGGGCGCGGGGCGGCGCTGATCAGCGAAACGCTGCGGCAAGAAGCCGCCAATGATTACGAGATCGTAGGGATGGTGGAGAGCATCGAAAAGCCAGACGTGGGTGAGTCAATCATTGGCACGGGGCGGGATATTCCGTTCATTGTCCGCCTGAAAAATATCTCTGAACTGATCATCGCCTACGAAGAAACCCTTCCAGCCGATATTTTTCAGGGGGTTATGGCGTGTTATGAAGCCGGGGTGACGATCATCCCCATGCCGCTGCTCTACGAACAGATCACCGGACGAGTCCCAATTGAGCATGTCGGGCAAGTCCATTGGACGGTTGTCCTCCCCTTGCAGGGTCGGGGGGCAACCTTCAACATGTATCTAACCCTGAAGCGCCTGCTCGATATCGTCCTCGCTTTGTTTGGGTTGGCAGTATTCGCCCTCATTTTCATCCCGCTTGTTGTAATCATGCAGATTGACTCGCGGGGGGCAATTTTTTACCGTCAGGAACGGGTTGGGCGCGGCGGACGCTTGTTCAAGGTGATCAAACTGCGTTCGATGATCCCCGACGCCGAAAAATACAGTGGACCCCAATGGGCAAGCGCCAACGATCCGCGCATCACCCGTGTGGGGCGGATCTTGCGCAAGACGCGCCTGGATGAAATTCCGCAATTGGTCAATGTGTTGCGTGGGGAGATGAGCATCGTTGGACCGCGCCCCGAGCGCCCGCATTTTGTGGAGACGCTGAGCAAGGATATTCCCTTTTACCGGACGCGCTTGCTCGTCCAGCCCGGGCTGACTGGATGGGCGCAGGTGCGCTACCGTTACGGGAATACAAGGGAAGATGCGCTGATCAAACTGCAATACGATCTCTATTATATTCGCCACCGTTCGATCACCCTTGATCTGTTGATCATGCTGCGGACGGTGGGGAAAGTCCTCTCGCTGAGTGGGACATAGCCTAGCGGGGTGTCGTTGGGCAAGGGCGATTGGTTGCCTAGCCTTACCCCATCCACACCCGCTGCGCTATAATGAATCCTATGCATAGCCTATTCGTTTCGTTCATTCTATAAGGGGGATTCCACCCGTGCAGGTACGCCAAAAACTTACAGAATTTGAAGGCTCACTAGCGTTTGCGGTGGGCGGCGGCATGGCGCTGATTATCATGGCGTTCTTGCTCTCCGCTGCGGCTGGGGCAAGCGGTGATCCGACACGCTTCGGGGTGATGATCTTCGTCGGTGCGCTGCTGATGGTTGGGGGGACAGTGGTTTGGGCAGCCCGCAACCGCCCATGGACAACCCATGATGATTGGTCAGAGCCGCTTTATCTTGGGCATGAGCATGATCATCACGCCGAGGCGCCCACAGACGATCATGCCGAATCGCACGCAGCAGGTCATGATGATCATGCCCACCACACGGCTCATGCAGCTTCAGGTGGGTCAGCCGCCGCCCTGACGACGCCAGAGATCGTCCCCTCGATGGCGATTTCGGCAGCGGTGAGTCACGCCATTGTTGAAGCGGCAAAACCCGCCGAAGCGCCCGCTGCAAAAACGCCGGCGCCAACCTTCAGCGAGGCAAGCCCGATCAAAACACCTGATTACGCCCCCAACCTTCCGACTGTCCCAACCCAGACAGCCGAAGCCGCCGAACCAACACAGGCGGTTCCCCCGAAAGCTGCTGATAAACCTGCTGAGGCAGAGGCGAAACCCGATGACCTGACGAAGGTCGAAGGAATTGGGAAGAAAATCGCCGGAGCGCTAAACGCCGCTGGCGTGACGACCTTTGCCCGCCTTGCTACAATGGACCCCGCCGCCATTGAAAAGATTGTCAAGGATGCCGGCGTGCGGATGGTTGGACATGCCAACACCTTCCCCAAGCAGGCAAAACTTGCCGCCGAAGGAAAGTGGGACGAATTGGAACGCCTTCAGGGGGAATTGAAAGGCGGACGAGACGCCGCTGAGGATTAAAAACGCGGTGTGCAGTGTGCTGCCCATTGTGGGCGCAGATTATCCTTGTGTTCACCACTGGTGGACGGTCTGAGTACCGTCCGCCTTTTGTGCAAATGTGTTTCAAAACAGAATGCAAAAAGACAAACCAAAAAGGGAGATACGCAAAAAATGCGTCGGAATAAAGTCACGATTGTTGGGGCGGGTGCCGTTGGTTCAAGCGCCGCCCATTGGATCGCCAGCAAGGAACTTGCTGATGTCGTCTTGATCGATGTGATCAAAGGCGTCGCCGAAGGGGTTGCCCTTGATCTGTCTGAGTCAGCGCCGGTTGAAAATTTCGACCTCAAGATCACCGGTGGCGATGATTACGCTCTGACCGCCGACTCGGATGTCATTTTGATCACGGCGGGCGTCCCGCGCCGCAAAGACCCCGTGACGGGGAAATTCCCCAGCCGCGATGAACTGGTGAAAATCAATCAGGATGTCGTTGCCCCGCTGACGGAAAAACTGGCAAAGTATTCCCCAAATTCGATCATTGTCGTCGTTACCAACCCGCTGGATGCCATGTGCCACGTGGTGAAGGAAGTTTCCGGCTTCCCCCGTGAGCGGGTGATCGGGCAAGCTGGCGCGTTGGACACCGCCCGTTACAAGACGTTCATTGGCATGGAATTGGGTGTGAGCGTGGAAGATGTGCATGGGATTGTCCTCGGTGGGCATGGCGATGAAATGGTGCCGCTGCCCCGCCACACCTCGGTGGCAGGCATCCCAATCCGCGAACTGATTGCCGAGGACAGACTCCAAGCGATCATTGAGCGGGCGCGGAAGGGTGGCGGCGAACTCGTCAACCTGATGGGGCGCAGCGCCTACTACGCGCCCGCCTCGGCATCGGTCAGCATGATTGAGTCCATCCTAAAGGACAAGAAACGGGTGATCGCCAGCGCCGTCTATTTGCAAGGGGAATATGGGTACAACGATTTGTTCATCGGCGTGCCGTGCGTCCTCGGCGCAAAGGGGATGGAAAAGGTGATCGTCATGGACTTGGACGACAGCGAAAAGGCGATGCTGGAAGTTTCTGCCCGCGCTGTCCGCGCCGTCGTTGATGTGTTGGGGTACAAGAAGTAGTCAGAGGAACGCTGATCCTGACCTTCACCGTATAAAAGTTAGGTTATTTGATCGAGCGGCGCGAGGTACACCCCATTCCTCCTCGCACCTCGTAGGGGCGACCCCCTGTGGTCGCCCGCCATACCCCTTTCAATTTCCCATTCGACGCGCTTGACT from the Anaerolineales bacterium genome contains:
- a CDS encoding DUF2029 domain-containing protein; this translates as MTLTIPPLLASRWFVVFLFISFRLIVLFAHQPNLRSTNPPTYTVVEPDGITATESGITAMGDYWYYFQLTRLSDLGYLPYRDYWYEFPPVFTTISLISYALVTKDGTYSNYNPYANGVALAILAFDTGSLLLIRRLGEKLHGKGTGILLGWLYAMLPISMIYGFWNFEPIVAFTILLSLNFFVSGRDVRGALGIVLGAATKVFPLVLLGAVWRFRERGEALRVTAIAAILTALVFGGVVALNREYGLASLAVQFNKASYQTVWALIDDNQKTGLLDPDRRDPASAYRLQGNPAVIPWWGRGILLGGIGLAIFMRTRRRDEYGFVAFVAVTVIIFFLWSQGWSPQWLVTLTPLILLCFPNGTGVLFCVTLAFVTLAEFPLLFSFGKDSVTGRFSPETYPLWVALVLLRTFLLAALSYAIYKKLRVSVPRKAVGEGAASA
- a CDS encoding sugar transferase; the protein is MSDRPPEKSEKEAARATHPSGIQFQPRLRNQLNISERRLLLMGGDTAAIFIAITISLIIWSFVGKEGFHTEFLLPKLYWYVILPTLWFFLARANDFYDLRLAAQRGRSLTRLMIIEAQLFIAYLIIFFLAARTALPRLFILYYAVLSFLLIAAWRVWRPFLIGFTASRRRALIVGTGRGAALISETLRQEAANDYEIVGMVESIEKPDVGESIIGTGRDIPFIVRLKNISELIIAYEETLPADIFQGVMACYEAGVTIIPMPLLYEQITGRVPIEHVGQVHWTVVLPLQGRGATFNMYLTLKRLLDIVLALFGLAVFALIFIPLVVIMQIDSRGAIFYRQERVGRGGRLFKVIKLRSMIPDAEKYSGPQWASANDPRITRVGRILRKTRLDEIPQLVNVLRGEMSIVGPRPERPHFVETLSKDIPFYRTRLLVQPGLTGWAQVRYRYGNTREDALIKLQYDLYYIRHRSITLDLLIMLRTVGKVLSLSGT
- the mdh gene encoding malate dehydrogenase codes for the protein MRRNKVTIVGAGAVGSSAAHWIASKELADVVLIDVIKGVAEGVALDLSESAPVENFDLKITGGDDYALTADSDVILITAGVPRRKDPVTGKFPSRDELVKINQDVVAPLTEKLAKYSPNSIIVVVTNPLDAMCHVVKEVSGFPRERVIGQAGALDTARYKTFIGMELGVSVEDVHGIVLGGHGDEMVPLPRHTSVAGIPIRELIAEDRLQAIIERARKGGGELVNLMGRSAYYAPASASVSMIESILKDKKRVIASAVYLQGEYGYNDLFIGVPCVLGAKGMEKVIVMDLDDSEKAMLEVSARAVRAVVDVLGYKK